One genomic window of Lepeophtheirus salmonis chromosome 5, UVic_Lsal_1.4, whole genome shotgun sequence includes the following:
- the LOC121117721 gene encoding myosin heavy chain, muscle, whose amino-acid sequence MPGHIKKSEGPDPDPDQWLIVSDELKVKLKSKPYDAKKSCWVPDKSTGGYDEGLIQSTDGDKVTVKILGSDDTKVFKKDQVGQVNPPKFDCSDDMSGLTYLNDACVLWNSVVRYKNELIYTYSGLFCIAINPYKRFPIYTQRAMDIYIGKRRSECPPHIFGVAEGSYQGMLNAGKNQSILITGESGAGKTENTKKVISYFASIGASGKKKEGEVGLEDKIVQTNPVLEAWGNAKTVRNDNSSRFGKFIRIWFNQGGKLSGADMVVYLLEKSRLTFQAELERCYHAFYNIMSDAVPELKENCLLSNDIYDYWWVSQGKVTVPSIDDKEDMQFADEAYDILGFSQEEKFDVYKLTSVVMHMGNMTKDFVPVGKEEQAEIKDDTNSIKVATLCGIDSEWMNTYFCKPKLKVGMEWVSKGQTCSGAASSVAGIGRKIYELTFRFIVEKCNETLFDPTMKKVQYIGCLDIAGFEIFDYNGFEQICINFCNEKLQQFFNQHMFVLEQEEYVREGIEWANVDFGMDLQKCITMFEKPMGLLSILEEESLFPKATDQTFAAKLHENLLGKCENFQKPNPRPDPNAHFAVIHYAATVSYNLTAWLEKNKDPLNDTIVELFKNGSNKLLVECFRDHPGQPIEAKKDSGGRKKGGGKTVSSFYKTQLDDLMKTLYATDPAFIRCVVPNTHKQPGGVEPGLVMHQYQCNGVLAGIAICRKGFPNKMVYPEFKNRYNILAAQAVAKAKNDKNAAAAVLKSIKLDAEKFRLGHTKVFFRAGILGYMEEIREDKIGAVLSWLQAQARGKTSRLVFKKMQDQKLALYCCQRTIRNWHIGKTWLWWQVWLFLKPNLKCTKFSQYKAEYEEKIAIAEANIDKALAERKKVEVVNSSLLNQKNELVLALQSGGSAVQDIIDKTVRIEAMAADVQKQLDDCNNRIKGEKTQKESIEQAQSKVNIEMNSLGDEIKNLEDKLGNAEQDRSDKDDQIRTLREEIEHQNDMIQKLHREKKNVGDSKQKTEEDIQAMEDRCNHLSKVKGKLEQALDEAEDSLEREKKCKGDIEKLKRKVEGDLKLTQETVSDLERVQAELNQSVQRKDKELSALSAKIEDESTLGSKYGKQIKELQSRMEELDEELIIERQNRSKAEKNRSILKKDIEDLGSRLEEAGASTATQVELNKKREAELGRLKSELEEMTIAQEGTLAALRMKHNNTMAELGEQIDGLNNNKMKSEKDKANMERDLQEARSNLEEGVRGKAEIDKNGKLIQGSIVDANQKLDELARALNEGDSQKKRLQVEKADLERQIDEGENAMATLNKQKISLTTQFEDNKRIADGEARDCSSLLTKFKNLTTDLENIKERIEDEHQRKSDCLKALSKAQAETQLWRSRYETEGMGRVEELEGSRGKLQARIQEAEETVESLQSKISNGEKSKNRMQADLDDISMEYERTHAAAIITEKRGKNFDKVINEWKCKGDDISNELDASEKECRNYNSELFRLRAAQNDVVEQLDIVKRENKNLADEIKDLLDQLGDGGRSIHELDKQRRRLEVEKEEFQAALEEAEAALEQEENKVLRAQLELGQAKQEIDHKIQEKEDIFNNTRKNHQRAMDSLSASLEAEQKAKSEALRIKKKLESDINELEIALDHANKANSEGQKAIKRYQSNLRDTIQAYEDQCHHRQEIMENVGICDRKANALSGELEESRALLNSSERSKRQLDTELVDSRNTTNEMQVINSKAMHEKRNVESIIHTLQAEIDEVLSQAKNSEEKSKRAMIDAARLADELRAEQEHTTNGDRCNRALGSQLSELENRLIDAENASMKSGKEILSKLEMKIRELEIELGSVQSRTQENYKAYQRSERKIKELQFQQEEDRNNQDKMSDLASKLQQKIKTYKQQIEEAEEIAALNLAKYRKAQQELEETEERCKMANTSMSTV is encoded by the exons ATGCCCGGCCACATAAAAAAGAGTGAAGGACCTGACCCCGACCCAGATCAATGGCTAATTGTTTCAGACGAACTTAAAGTGAAGCTTAAGTCCAAGCCTTATGATGCTAAAAAGTCATGTTGGGTTCCTGATAAGTCAACTGGTGGATATGACGAAGGCTTGATCCAATCTACTGATGGAGATAAAGTTACTGTCAAGATTTTGGGATCTGATGAC acaaaagttttcaaaaaagatcAAGTTGGCCAAGTTAACCCTCCAAAGTTTGACTGTTCTGATGATATGTCAGGTTTAACCTACCTCAACGATGCTTGTGTATTGTGGAATTCTGTTGTTCGTTATAAAAATGAACTCATCTATACCTACTCTGGTCTTTTCTGTATAGCAATCAACCCTTACAAGCGTTTCCCTATTTACACTCAGAGAGCCATGGACATCTACATTGGTAAAAGGAGAAGCGAGTGCCCTCCTCATATCTTTGGTGTAGCAGAAGGATCCTATCAGGGTATGTTGAATGCTGGTAAAAATCAATCTATTCTCATTACTGGTGAGTCTGGTGCCGGTAAAACTGAGAACACGAAGAAAGTAATTTCCTACTTTGCCTCCATTGGAGCTTCTGGTAAGAAGAAGGAAGGTGAAGTAGGTCTTGAAGACAAAATTGTCCAAACCAACCCAGTACTGGAGGCTTGGGGTAATGCCAAGACTGTGAGAAATGATAACTCTTCTCGTTTTGGTAAATTTATCCGTATTTGGTTCAACCAAGGTGGTAAACTCTCAGGAGCTGACATGGTTGTTTATCTCCTTGAGAAATCCAGATTGACGTTTCAAGCTGAACTTGAGAGGTGCTACCATGCTTTCTACAATATCATGTCTGATGCAGTCCCAGAACTAAAGGAGAATTGTTTGTTGAGCAATGATATCTATGATTATTGGTGGGTATCCCAAGGAAAAGTAACAGTTCCATCCATTGACGATAAGGAAGACATGCAATTTGCAGATGAAGCTTATGACATTCTTGGCTTTTCGCAGGAAGAAAAGTTTGATGTCTACAAGCTTACATCTGTTGTCATGCACATGGGTAACATGACTAAGGACTTTGTCCCTGTAGGCAAAGAAGAACAAGCTGAGATCAAAGATGATACTAACAGCATTAAAGTCGCAACTTTGTGTGGTATTGACTCTGAATGGATGAACACTTATTTCTGTAAGCCAAAACTAAAAGTTGGGATGGAATGGGTTTCAAAAGGTCAAACTTGTTCAGGAGCAGCTAGCTCTGTTGCTGGTATTGGGCGTAAGATTTATGAATTGACATTCCGATTCATCGTTGAGAAATGTAATGAGACTCTTTTTGATCCTACCATGAAAAAAGTTCAATACATTGGTTGTTTGGATATTGCTGGCTTCGAAATTTTTGACTACAATGGGTTTGAACAAATTTGTATCAATTTCTGTAATGAAAAGTTGCAACAATTCTTTAATCAACACATGTTTGTACTTGAACAAGAAGAATATGTGCGAGAAGGTATTGAATGGGCCAATGTTGACTTTGGTATGGACTTGCAAAAGTGCATTACTATGTTTGAAAAGCCTATGGGTCTTTTATCCATCCTCGAGGAAGAGTCCCTTTTTCCTAAAGCGACAGATCAAACATTTGCTGCCAAATTGCATGAAAACTTGTTGGGTAAATGCGAAAACTTCCAAAAGCCTAATCCCAGGCCTGATCCTAACGCTCATTTTGCTGTAATTCACTACGCAGCAACTGTTTCTTATAATTTGACTGCCTGGCTGGAAAAGAATAAAGATCCTCTCAATGACACGATCGTTGAATTGTTCAAAAATGGTTCTAACAAACTCTTGGTAGAGTGTTTCAGGGATCATCCTGGTCAACCTATTGAGGCAAAGAAAGACTCTGGTGGTAGAAAGAAGGGAGGTGGAAAAACGGTGTCGTCTTTTTATAAGACTCAGCTTGATGATTTGATGAAAACTCTATATGCCACTGATCCTGCCTTCATCCGGTGTGTTGTACCAAATACTCATAAACAACCTGGTGGTGTTGAGCCCGGATTAGTCATGCATCAATACCAATGTAACGGTGTACTTGCTGGTATTGCTATTTGTAGAAAGGGCTTCCCCAACAAAATGGTTTATCCAGAATTCAAGAACAGATACAACATTTTGGCTGCACAAGCTGTTGCTAAAGCcaagaatgataaaaatgctGCAGCCGCAGTTTTGAAGTCCATCAAACTAGATGCTGAGAAATTCCGTTTGGGACATACCAAAGTATTTTTCAGAGCTGGCATTTTGGGTTACATGGAGGAAATTCGAGAAGACAAAATTGGAGCAGTATTATCATGGCTTCAAGCTCAAGCAAGAGGCAAAACATCAAGGCTTGTATTCAAGAAAATGCAAGATCAGAAACTTGCACTTTACTGCTGTCAAAGAACCATCAGAAACTGGCATATTGGTAAAACTTGGTTGTGGTGGCAGGTTTGGTTGTTTCTGAAACCCAATCTCAAATGTACTAAGTTTTCTCAGTACAAAGCAGAGTATGAGGAGAAAATTGCAATAGCTGAAGCTAACATCGATAAAGCTCTTGCTGAAAGAAAGAAAGTTGAAGTAGTTAACAGTTCACTTCTTAATCAAAAGAATGAACTTGTCTTGGCATTGCAGAGTGGAGGTTCAGCTGtgcaagatataattgataAGACTGTTCGAATTGAGGCCATGGCTGCTGATGTTCAAAAGCAACTTGATGACTGTAACAACAgaataaaaggagaaaaaacacaaaaggAATCCATTGAACAAGCTCAAAGTAAAGTGAACATCGAAATGAACTCTTTGGGAGATGAAATCAAGAATCTTGAGGATAAGTTGGGCAATGCTGAACAAGATAGATCTGATAAAGATGATCAAATCCGAACTCTCAGGGAAGAAATCGAACATCAAAATGATATGATTCAAAAATTGCacagagaaaaaaagaatgttgGAGATTCCAAACAAAAGACAGAAGAAGACATTCAAGCCATGGAGGATCGATGCAACCATTTATCAAAAGTAAAAGGGAAACTAGAACAAGCTTTAGATGAGGCAGAAGACAGTTTAGAAAGGGAAAAGAAATGCAAGGGTGACATCGAAAAActtaaaagaaaagttgaagGAGATTTGAAGCTCACCCAAGAAACTGTTTCAGATCTCGAAAGAGTTCAAGCAGAACTTAACCAAAGTGTTCAACGAAAGGATAAGGAATTATCAGCTTTATCTGCCAAGATTGAAGATGAGTCCACTCTTGGATCTAAATACGGAAAACAAATTAAGGAGTTGCAATCACGTATGGAAGAATTGGATGAAGAGCTAATCATTGAAAGGCAAAATCGTTCCAAGgcagaaaaaaatagatccattcTAAAGAAAGACATTGAAGATCTTGGATCCCGACTTGAGGAAGCTGGTGCTAGTACCGCTACTCAGGTTGAACTCAATAAGAAGCGTGAAGCAGAATTGGGTAGATTAAAGAGTGAATTAGAGGAAATGACTATTGCTCAAGAAGGAACATTGGCAGCTCTTAGAATGAAACATAACAACACCATGGCCGAACTAGGTGAACAAATTGAtggtttgaataataataaaatgaaatcagAAAAAGACAAGGCGAATATGGAACGTGATCTTCAAGAAGCTAGGAGCAACCTTGAGGAAGGAGTTAGAGGCAAAGctgaaatagataaaaatggaAAACTTATTCAAGGCTCCATTGTAGACGCGAATCAAAAGTTGGATGAATTGGCACGAGCTTTGAATGAAGGTGATTCTCAAAAAAAGAGATTGCAAGTGGAAAAGGCGGATCTTGAGCGTCAAATTGATGAAGGGGAAAACGCAATGGCAACACTTAACAAGCAAAAAATATCTCTCACTACCCAATTTGAGGACAACAAACGTATAGCCGACGGTGAAGCACGTGATTGTTCATCCCTCTtgaccaaatttaaaaatttaacaactgatttggaaaatattaaggaaagaaTCGAAGATGAACACCAACGTAAATCAGACTGTCTTAAAGCACTTTCAAAAGCTCAGGCTGAGACTCAGTTGTGGAGATCTAGATATGAGACTGAAG GTATGGGTAGAGTTGAAGAACTAGAAGGATCTAGAGGTAAGCTTCAAGCCCGTATTCAAGAAGCTGAAGAAACTGTTGAATCATTGCAGAGCAAAATTTCAAATGGGGAAAAGTCAAAGAACAGAATGCAAGCCGATTTAGACGATATTTCAATGGAATATGAAAGGACTCATGCTGCTGCAATTATCACAGAGAAGCGTGGGAAGAACTTTGATAAGGTGATCAATGAATGGAAATGCAAAGGAGATGATATATCCAATGAATTAGATGCCAGTGAGAAGGAATGCCGAAACTACAACAGTGAACTCTTCCGCTTAAGAGCAGCTCAAAATGATGTTGTGGAGCAACTAGACATTGTTAAGAGAGAAAATAAGAACTTGGCTGATGAAATCAAAGATTTGTTGGACCAATTGGGTGATGGTGGAAGATCTATTCATGAACTGGACAAACAAAGAAGGAGATTGGAAGTAGAGAAAGAAGAATTTCAAGCTGCATTGGAAGAAGCTGAAGCTGCTTTAGAACAAGAAGAAAATAAGGTTCTCAGGGCTCAACTCGAGTTGGGTCAAGCCAAACAAGAAATTGACCATAAGATccaagaaaaagaagatatttttaataacactaGAAAGAATCATCAACGTGCCATGGATTCTCTTTCTGCCTCTCTGGAAGCTGAGCAAAAAGCCAAGTCTGAGGCCTTgagaatcaagaaaaaacttGAATCTGACATTAATGAATTAGAAATTGCTCTAGACCATGCTAATAAGGCTAATTCTGAGGGCCAAAAAGCAATCAAGAGATATCAATCCAATCTCAGAGACACTATTCAAGCTTATGAAGATCAATGTCATCATAGACAAGAAATTATGGAAAATGTTGGTATTTGCGACCGCAAAGCTAACGCCTTGTCAGGAGAATTGGAAGAATCAAGAGCTCTTTTGAACTCCTCTGAGAGATCCAAGAGACAGCTTGACACAGAGTTAGTAGACTCACGGAACACTACAAATGAAATGCAG gTAATCAACTCTAAAGCAATGCATGAGAAGAGAAATGTTGAGAGTATTATTCATACGCTCCAAGCTGAAATTGATGAAGTTCTTAGTCAAGCAAAAAACTCTGAGGAAAAATCAAAGCGTGCCATGATTGATGCTGCCAGACTCGCTGATGAACTTAGAGCTGAACAAGAGCATACCACAAATGGAGATAGATGCAATAGGGCTCTAGGGTCTCAATTATCTGAATTAGAAAACAGACTAATTGATGCTGAAAATGCATCCATGAAATCTGGAAAAGAAATTTTGAGCAAATTAGAAATGAAGATTCGagaattagaaattgaattgGGCTCAGTCCAATCAAGAACCCAAGAAAATTATAAGGCATATCAACGAAGTGAACGGAAAATTAAGGAGCTTCAATTCCAACAGGAAGAAGATCGAAACAACCAGGATAAAATGTCTGATTTAGCTTCTAAACtccaacaaaaaatcaaaacatacaAGCAACAAATTGAGGAAGCCGAAGAAATTGCTGCCCTAAATTTGGCCAAGTATCGTAAAGCCCAACAAGAGCTTGAGGAAACTGAGGAAAGATGTAAAATGGCTAACACATCTATGTCAACTGTATGA